The genomic DNA CGGTGGTGTGAATGAATGATCTGAATCACGATCATGATAGTTGATGAAAAACGGCGGCGAGAATTCATTCATTCTCCCCtcaacattttcaaataatttagtgGATGGAACTATATCAATTAAGGATAATCAGTGTGACTAATATAAGATATGATTTTCAAAACAGTTTAGGCTCAAATAATGAGAATATAtgatttgaaataaattattctcaatttaattgatatatgaCCTTTTCAAtatttgacaaaattttaaaacccATAAATCAAGAATATATATAGAATAATAGTCAAGTTAGGACAAATAATTTTGAGGGTATCAACAAATctcaaaatattaatatagaaTATTTGATGCAAGAATATAAGTTGAGTTTGAGAATTTTCAACATTAtaacactttaaaaaataattcacataAGTGTTATTACTATAAAGGAATATTTTCTCATATGATATTTTAAACTCAAATCTTaagaatatataatttaaaagaatatatgattcatattaattttcatcaaatatttagatatttcacaaattaatttaaataccaAATTATAGGTTATGAATGTGTTTAATATTTATGCTCAAAAGGGTATGATAAGCTTATATCATGCATAAATATATCTTGATAAAATTAGGCCAAGTCAGCAACAAGAATAAGGCCACGcccatttaaaacaaaaacagaaaagatTGGATCCGGTAGATAATTAAGGGAATCCGACCCAGCACCTATTTTCCCCTTTGAATTCGCACCCATGTTGTCATGAGCTAGATGCGTGAGTGgggtagttttgttttttttaagcgGTTTCTTCTTCGCCCGATTGCAGAGAAAACGGGTCATTATTAACCCGCGGCGCAACCCGATTATTCATGGCGAATTACACAGTGAAACGCGATGATTTTGGTAGGGATCTTATCGatattgagagaaaaaaaataattcatatattaatttttaggaTTATCGATCCAAACAGAAATTGAAAAATCAGGGTGGAAAACTGAGTTGCCCGATTCTCATGATCGATATAATAAAATCCATGGTTTTTGTAGTATAGAAATCGATATGCTAAAATCATGGTTGGGATATGCAGAAATACATTTGATGAAATTAATACAAAACAACATCAGTTTCCAGCAATTAACTTTTGTTCGATAAACCCTTTATTCCAAATTTAAAACTAACCTtctaattcattataaaattgATCCAATAAGAATGTGGTTTATTGAATTCGAAGAGTAGCCACATGCATAggataaaaaacaaacatacgGCATAGAGAGATTAAGCGGAAATCATATAGTTCATCGCTGCgtgattcattcattcataaatatCATACGATAGAATGATAGCCATAAATTGTATCCATTTGGCTCTAATAccaattgataaaaattttGGTGTTTAGCCATGGATCATTAGATACAAAATTATAGCATATTAAGAACAAAAAAGGAATAAGAGATTGTGTACCTTTGAATTTGGGACATCTTATTGGACTTAACTAAATTTAGAAAGAATAGTCCAATtacacatattcatcaactaatTAGTGTTTAACACGATAGACCATAGTTTATCACGTTaacttataataattaattaattattaaataattaatccaacagAATCAAAATACTAATGAGAATCTACCACAAATCTAGTGgaatggaaaaattaaaaaccaaattaaactaaaacaacataatataaTGATAAGAGTTGCTACATAACATTAAAGAGACTTCTATCTAGGCTAGTACCAAACACAGAATAATATCCATGACATcacataaatatttatttaacgaAGATAGATGATCAACGACGGTGACGAGGGCAGAAAGTGATCATGTAACTAGCATTGGTGCAAGTAGCAATACTGGTAGGGTCATCATAAGCATAAGAGTAAGCCTTTGGGCAAGCAGTTTTGAAGATTCTTGAATAAGCAGTGGGCTTGCAGGTCTGTGGGGTACCAAAGTTACCAGTACAGCAATACCTAGGAGAGTTGAAAGCAGCACAAGCACTTCTACAACCCACCACGTGCTTCTTGTCACGTGACCTCACCTGCAACCCTACTGGGCACATCAAGTTTAGATCACTCACACAACCAGCGTAGCTACATTTTCCAGATCCCTTAAAAGGTGTAATGGAAATCGGTAAGTTGTAACCGTCGACCAGGCTGACGTCATAGAAATCTAGATCTTTCCCAAATGTGAACTCGGCGAGTGTGGCTGGTGGGGTTCCGCCTATGCCGTTGCAGAAGAGAGATCCGCCGCAGTCTCCAGTGGCGCAATGGCCGTGGCCTGATGCGTCAAAGGTGCAGCCGTGACGGCCCCAGAAACGGCCTGACCATTGTGGTGGGACTTGGAGGGAATAAGCTTTGTTTGGTGGGAGGTTGAAGCCGCCGCGGGCCAGAATGGGTTTTCCGGCACCGGGTTGAATTGCTGGCCACACTGGGTGGGGACACTTGTTGTAAAATACTACTGATGCTGCTGATACCTTCACTACTgttaaaatcaaacaagaaaCAACAAACAAAGTAAGTAAAGTAACGGTGTAAAAAAATGTACTATATATCCCTCCCAAACCGCTTtctgtgagagagagagagagagagggaggaaaATAATGAATACCTGGAGTGTATGCGATAAGGAAAGCAGTGAAGAAGAGAGTGGTGAAGAGGGAAGCAGCCATGGTGTGATATTGGGAATGAAACCTCTTTTGTGGTTATGTAGACTGTATTTTGTATGACGACAAAAGGCAAAAGTTAAAGGGAATATGAAATGGGGTTTCTCTGGCTTGATTTGTGCAAGATGATGCTACTCCTATGTACACCGTACTAATTGTAATAAAGTGGGTTcaaatattgataaaacaaaaaaaacaaaaaaatcgaTTCAAATGCGGCCAACGGTCATTTGTTAACTTTCAAGATTAAAGTTAAATGGCAAAGGCAACGGTAGGATACCTCTTTGGATCTCCTCCTACCGTAggagatttgatttttttttttttttttttgtaaaatggaTGACAATCATTAGATTATGAAGGTCCATCTTAACTATCATTGATGTTTTAcaccatatttttttcaaatttgttgTTGAGTTCACccctttgtttttctctctctacgttttctttatctctctcTACCGTGGTACCACCGCATTGTAAGAGTGTTTCATCACGGTAACAAACATCACTAGATTTGGATGCTTATTATCCAAAATAATTTCTaaagacaacaaaaacaaacacatgctTATTCTCTAATGGAATATCTTCCTACAATTCAAGAGGGTGAATTTGAGAAGGAAGAACATTATGGTAATAAGGTGATGAAAGAACTCATAGTTCTTTAAATCTTAGAATGAATATTGGTTATATTGTTCAGTTCATCCCTTTGTTCCTCTCAACGATTTTAAACTCTCAACAATTATAATGACGGAGAAAGAGAAGAATGTGAAGGCTTTGCAGAAAACATATCTAacaattgattatttttttttttcattagcGTGTTTGACAGAGAAAGGATGAGTTAAAAAACCATGAAAGGCTgctgttggtggtggtggtgggcgGGTAATCAGAAACATGGAGGGGGGAGAGAATGATGATGGAATGTAAAAAGAATGTAgtgttgagagagtatgataataCCATGgtcttcaaaaaatttcaagtacaTCCAATGGTTGACatcaattttgc from Medicago truncatula cultivar Jemalong A17 chromosome 8, MtrunA17r5.0-ANR, whole genome shotgun sequence includes the following:
- the LOC11406575 gene encoding thaumatin-like protein; the encoded protein is MAASLFTTLFFTAFLIAYTPVVKVSAASVVFYNKCPHPVWPAIQPGAGKPILARGGFNLPPNKAYSLQVPPQWSGRFWGRHGCTFDASGHGHCATGDCGGSLFCNGIGGTPPATLAEFTFGKDLDFYDVSLVDGYNLPISITPFKGSGKCSYAGCVSDLNLMCPVGLQVRSRDKKHVVGCRSACAAFNSPRYCCTGNFGTPQTCKPTAYSRIFKTACPKAYSYAYDDPTSIATCTNASYMITFCPRHRR